The following coding sequences lie in one Glycine soja cultivar W05 chromosome 16, ASM419377v2, whole genome shotgun sequence genomic window:
- the LOC114389057 gene encoding protein IQ-DOMAIN 14 translates to MGVPQKWFRNIVRGRFLRSSNKDIVLVLPRTSICTNECEEAMLRNEEFSFPTPISSITKEDASAIKIQAYFRGHLARRAYKALKSLVKLQALVRGVWVRKQSRIAMQCMHALVRLQVRVRARQLLGSFDKERPTNLQSQNV, encoded by the exons ATGGGTGTACCCCAAAAATGGTTCAGAAATATAGTTCGGGGCAGATTCCTCAGATCATCCAACAAAGACATCGTTCTCGTTCTCCCTCGCACAAGTATTTGCACCAATGAATGCGAAGAAGCCATGCTTAGGAATGAAGAGTTCAGTTTCCCAACACCAATTTCTTCAATCACCAAGGAAGATGCTTCGGCCATTAAGATCCAAGCTTACTTCAGGGGACATCTT GCCAGACGAGCATATAAGGCTTTGAAGAGCCTAGTGAAGCTGCAAGCATTAGTTCGTGGGGTGTGGGTGAGGAAACAATCACGTATAGCAATGCAGTGTATGCACGCACTTGTACGATTACAAGTCAGGGTTCGTGCGAGGCAGCTCCTAGGTAGCTTTGATAAGGAACGACCTACTAATTTACAAAGTCAAAATGTATAG